The sequence TTTTGTTGTCGTTCCGATAAACGAAAGCGCTCACTGGTATATGGCGATTATTTGCAACTTGCCGACATTATTTACGCCGAGCCCCGATATTCAAGGTGATGCTGGGGAAACCATGACTACCGGGAAAGCGAATGCGAAGGGCCAGCAGTCTACTTTCAACCCCGGTTTAAATGAAGACCGTGAAGTCACTAACAATATCCCAGGCAGTGACGGATTTGAAATTGGTAAGGATGAGAATCTTGCATCATCTCTTCGCACAATGGCCTTATCAGACAAATCTGTAGACTCGTCCTCCCAGGCTAGCGCTCCAGAATCCCCTAAGGGAGTCGAGTACACCGACAAAGACGAATGGCCAGAAGAGGATGAAAACCAAGTGTCCATCTCAAGTAAGCACCAAGCGGGTATTGCTCCTGTACCACCACCAAACGAGGATGGAAACCCCGGCGGGACAATGAATAAGtcgaaaaacaaaaagaagcGCGGCCATAAATCTCGACCTTCATTGCCGAAACATGAGCCGAAGCAGCCTATTATTATCACTTTTGACTCGCTAGGATGTTCACGATCTCCCACCATTCGAGCGCTTCGGGAGTACCTCGAAGAAGAAGCGAAATCAAAGCGATTCACCGATATTGATGgcaagaaaatcaaaggcATGACAGCGCAACAGATACCGCTGCAGCCTAACTTTTCTGATTGCGGTCTTTACCTTCTTGCATATCTTGAGAAATTCGTGCAAGATCCCGACACTTTCGTAAGAAAGTTGCTTCAAAGAGAAATGGATTCGAAGGATGACTGGCCGAATTTGAGATCCGGAGTGCTTCGTCGTCGTCTACGTAGCTTTTTACACCAGCTTTATGATGAGGAGAGGAGTGAGAAACGGGATGGCCCACTACTCGTCGACTATAAACCTTTGAACATCTTGTTAGTGGACGCAGATTCTGATAGACCGGACAAAAAACTGCAGGATGTGGGATCAAGTACAACACCATCACCACTGAGAGCAGCCGAAGTCTCCCCCAAGCTACCAGCGGAAGGACCTTTGAATCCATCCATTGCGGATAGTGACAAGGTGAAAGCATCGAACAATCAGTCACGACTGTCAACTCTAACGCAAAGATCTGTATCAAGTGAGGAAAAAGCAgacaaaagcaaaacaaGTGCCCTGCTTTTCTCTGCAGTCCAAGAGCGGGCCGATTCCCCCGATTCTCTCCTCGATGAGCTTGAAGAGTTGGTTTCCAAACCACCCGAACCCAAAACTCGACAGTACAAAGACGTGGTTGAAGTTCCTGGAACTCCCcctcctgaagaagaaaacacaGAAACTGATAGAGCAAGCAATGAGCGTATATTAGGCAGGCATTTGCTTTCGAGTCCACTAACACGTTCGAAGAAGAATTGTTAGAGAATGACCGACAAAGCTTAAAGCAAtgtccctttttttccttttctatCTTGTTTCGATGTCTAGGTTGGGTGCGGCTGTGTTTTATTTCGCCCCATGTGAGtggtatactccgtacgtatTGTGGAATTGTTCTGGGGATCTTAAGATAGACTCGAGTTCGACATGCATGGTGGATTTCTATTTGCATTCGCGGAGCATGCTGTTTTCATATTGAGATGTAAGGTGGGATTGTGacttgaatttttttttagcaTCTTCAGTCTGTCAGTTACATAGGCCGCATTTATATTTACCTCATAGCCTATTATTATGAATTTAATTTGCGAACCCCTGTTGCTGTGCGATCGGTGATATTCCCCGCCCGGATTTAGCCTCCAAATGGCAGACGCCAAACCAGGCGGAGCGGACGCCAAGGCTGCACGGAACCAACGCCAACTGGTGGAGCTGATTTGATCTTATCGATCTGGCCAACATCAACATTTGCCATCGACCGCAACGCGCCAGCATCCTTCGAGCGGAACCAATCTTCGCAGCGCAGTTCCCTCGAAGTAGAACCTCAAGAGCAGGTGCtgctttatttttttttttttttctcactTCTTGGGCTTCCCCCGTTCTCGTGTCAACTGCTCGGTACGATGCATTCAGCGCTCAATCGTGCTCAGGGTGTGTTTGGCTTTTTCACCACAGTTGCACTAGTGTTGGGGATATTAACGTCGCTGTCTGTGGTGTTGCACCCCGCTAACCCGGTGACGAGCATCAAATTGTCGAACATAAAAGTGTAAGAACAGCAAAACTTCGCGAGAATAGCGGTCGTTTTCGGGGGGAGGACTAACGTGCAAAACAACACCGACCACAGTGTCAAGGGCCGCCCGCACTATTACTCCGTCAAGCGAGAGGAATATGCTCAGATCAGATTCGATTTAGACGCCGGTAATCCGCTCTTCCTTCCTAGAATACTCCTCAAGCCACCGTCTTGATCTAGCCGATATCTTACTTTTCATAGATCTCTCCTCCCTCTTCAACTGGAACACAAAACAACTATTCGTCTATGTCCTTGCCTCCTACCCATCCACGATATCATCCGCCTCCGAGCGCTCCAAGAACATCACTACCACTACCGAATCCATAATCTGGGACACCATAATACCCGCACCCGTATCCCCATACTCTTTCTCCTCCCTGAAGTCTCGTTTCTTTCCCAATCTCTCCACCAACGGCTCCAAAAGGCGCCGCGTCTCCAATGCCAATAGCAGCAACAccaagagaaaagaagataagatTCCCGGCAAAATTAAGCTTCGTAACCAGAGGCCAAAGTACCAGATTACCGATATCTCGGGCGTTATTGGGGAACGGAAGAATGCCACCCTAGTAGTAGGATGGAATGTTCAGCCATGGATCGGAGCGTTGCAATGGAGCGCGGCAACGAATATTGAAGTTAACCTCGCTGGAATTTTTGGGCAAATTTTCATCCCGCGCCCGCGAGCAGGCAGAAGCAAACCATTTGACTTCCCAGAGTTAATGGGAAAGGCGACGACGTCTACATAGGCTAGGCAGCTTATAATCCACTTTTGAATGCTACATACTTGCTGTGATATAGAAAGACAGCATATTTCGAAAATTTTCATCGTTTTCAAAGGACTCACATTCGCAGTAAGGGGTCAAGACCTTTCAAGGCTCTGTATACTGTACTTACAAAACCCGGCACACATTGGAAGGGACTACACGAGATAGAACTGAAGTTTACCAGGGCGCTCCGGATACCGTGTTCGCCCACACAGCCGCTCAAGCATGGAAGAAATTTAGGTGCACGAATAACTGGCTCGAATAAATGTCCATCGAGCCCTCCACGAGGCTCAAGTGCGATATATCAATAGTGTCGTCGGTTGTAGGGATCTCGTCGCGAGGACGTACACATAAAGATAGCGGCATATTCTGCGAGGAGAAAGTAGTCAGAAGCGCAGCATAATCGAACCTCTCAGCTCAGTGACGCGGGATCTCATCGCCACACAATCGTGTTCAGCGTGAATCGAGACATGTACGAAGCGAACCAGAGTAGGAGAATAAATAGGTAACTAGTAGAGCAAATCACGGGCGTGGAATTCCGTTCTACATAGGAATCCTCTCGAGTCGAAATTCTAACCTCTCTCTGTCGACGCATTTGCGTTCTGCCGAACTTTATTCTGCATTGGCGTATTAGGGTAACTCCCCATAGCCGGAGCAGTTGGAGGGGGAGGATATATGTATTCCCTCGTAACGACGCCTCCGTTCTGGATTCGTCTTGAGAATATCCCTGGAGCTGGCCTGGTAACAGAACGACCTTCGTGGCCTCTTGCGCGCCGATCGTAGTAGACGTATTCACAGTAAAAGGCGTGTATATGCCCCGGGAAGTAGCTGGCGTTGGCCAATCATCAGAATCAAGCCCAGCAAGTACACAGTGACCAATGTAAGGTCTTACCCGAGCAATGTCAGAAGAATATTGATCAAAAAGTCTGCTGAGCAGCCGCTGATAAAAAACACTCCGAGAGGCGGTACTAACGAGGACCAAATCCGGATATGTTAACCCGCTAACTGACATACAGAGCATTTCACTCTCCTTTATCTCAGGGGGATCGTGAACCGCTTACAGAACAAGGTC is a genomic window of Coccidioides posadasii str. Silveira chromosome 3, complete sequence containing:
- a CDS encoding uncharacterized protein (BUSCO:468195at4751~EggNog:ENOG410PNVJ~COG:U~TransMembrane:1 (i12-32o)~BUSCO:13832at33183), which translates into the protein MHSALNRAQGVFGFFTTVALVLGILTSLSVVLHPANPVTSIKLSNIKVVKGRPHYYSVKREEYAQIRFDLDADLSSLFNWNTKQLFVYVLASYPSTISSASERSKNITTTTESIIWDTIIPAPVSPYSFSSLKSRFFPNLSTNGSKRRRVSNANSSNTKRKEDKIPGKIKLRNQRPKYQITDISGVIGERKNATLVVGWNVQPWIGALQWSAATNIEVNLAGIFGQIFIPRPRAGRSKPFDFPELMGKATTST
- a CDS encoding uncharacterized protein (EggNog:ENOG410PRB2~COG:S~TransMembrane:2 (i7-26o32-53i)), with the translated sequence MSETCAAVILIVVTLFLPPLGVFFISGCSADFLINILLTLLGYFPGHIHAFYCEYVYYDRRARGHEGRSVTRPAPGIFSRRIQNGGVVTREYIYPPPPTAPAMGSYPNTPMQNKVRQNANASTERG